DNA sequence from the Pedobacter schmidteae genome:
TTTGGAACAGCGAATCCACCTAAATCGGGAAGTAATTTTTTCAAATGGTTATTGTTGATACTAATTGCTGCGGTATTGATATGGTGGATAATGGGCAAGTTAGGATGTAACCAATCGGCAGTAGATCAATCTACAGCTTCTTTGTCTGCAAAAATGGATTCCATGGGCAATAGTATGGATTCGGCTGCTGCCGATATGAAGGCAGGTGCTGTTACAGCAACAGATGCCATTGCCGGCAAACTAAACGAAGCCGGAGATTTTGTACGCGAACTGGGGGCTAAAATCAATAAAAAGCTACCTGATGGCACAGAATTGAGCATTGCAGAAAACTCAGTAGAAAACCACCTGATTTCTTTTATTGAAGATAAAACCAAACCTGTTGACAAAACCACCTGGTTTACTTTCGACAGGCTGTACTTTGAAACCGGAAAAAGTACTTTAAAAGCCGAATCGCAAGGACAATTGAAAAATATAGTGGCTATTTTAAAGGCCTATCCAAATGTACAGCTCAAAATGGGCGGCTATACCGATAATACCGGAGATGCTGAGCTGAACAAAAAAATATCGAATGAAAGGGCCAATGCGGCTATGGAGGAACTGGTGAAATTAGGTATTGATGCCAAACGTTTATCGGCCGAAGGTTACGGCGCCGAACATCCAATTGCCAGCAATGATACGCCCGAAGGTCGTGCCCAAAACCGCCGTATTGATATCCGGGTAACGGAAAAATAGCCGATGATAAAATGCACAAAATGAATATCAACTATTGATATTCATTTTTTTATCTTGGTACCGGAGAACGTTAAATTAAGATGGGAGTAGGTCGATAAGATCTGCTCCCTCTTTCATTAAAAGGCCTTGTCCGTTCTCCAAAATCCCTTTCTAATGTTTATTACAACGGTTTAATCCAATACGCATATTCATGTTTTGCAAAGGGTACCCTGTATTGTTTCAATGGCATAGCACCCCAGCTGTCAATACCCTGCATTCCTGTTTGTATCAAATCCACATGCAGATAAATGCGATCACGTTTTTGTAGTTCACCCGAATGGTATTGCTTTTTCTCTGTTTCAGGATCCAGGTCGTCCATTGCATAAGGCAGGGCCGAAAAGTTTAGTAAGCTGTCTGCCATTCCAAAACTCAAACCTTTTCCGTTTTTATTGCTGAAATTGACCCAGCGCACATCCGATTTATTGCCGCTTTCCTGAGGCCGGGCATAAGGGAAGTACTGCTCATCTATATTTTGTCTGTACAAGCCTACAAAAGAGCCGGTCTTACGGTCCCAATAGTTTTCACCGGGTCCGCGGCCATAATAAGCAATCTGATTAAATGCTTTGTTTAGCTGCAAATCATTTCCGATGCGCAATACCAGTGGATATTTTCCCTTGTTGGCCAACAGGCGATTGCTAACCTTGATGCTGCCATCGGCTAAGATGGTAAATGTCTGTTCAACCGTAGCATTACCGTCCAGCACTTCTTTTTTAAAGCTCACGATAACTACTCCAGATGCATCCTGTTTTATGTCGGCCAGGCTAAGTTTTCCTTCGGTGTAAGCGTTGCGCCATTTCCTAAGGCTGCGGTTAAAACCTGCACCGATGTCATTGTCGGTAGGTGCACGCCAAAATCTAGGGGTGGGGCCTTCATTAAGCAGTTGCAAACCCTTTGCCTCATAAGTTGTCATCATACCGGTGGCCAGGTCAAAAGCAGCACTAAAGTCTTTTCCTTTTACAATGGTTTTTCCTTCCGTTTTTTCAACGGTTAGTTTACCACTTGTCATTGCCGGTTTAAAAACAGCAGGCGCACCATTCCAGCTAAACTGTTCGGCAGCCATGTTGTAACCTACAGGTAAAAAGGGTTCGGCCTGTTTCAAATTGTAGTAAACATTTAAAAAATACTCGGTATTGCTCTTAGGGTTGGTTTTGATAGGCAAAGTGTATTCCTTTTCTGTTCTTGGATCAATGTTTAGCGAGTTCAATGTGCCTTTTTCTACCACTTTACCATCGGCCAGCAGTTCCCATTCCAGTTTTAAGTTATCCATATTTTTAAAGAAATAGGAGTTATTTATTTTTACCTTATTGCCACCGTTATAAGCGGTTTTTATGTACTGGTAAACCTTTTTCACCTCTATAGCCATTGGCGTCATACCGCGGTAGTTGGTTACCACGCCTTTTACACAAAAATTATTATCGCTAAAATCTTCGTTAACGGGGCCGCTTAATGGAAAATCTCCACCATAGGCATTGATGCGTTTGCCATTCTTTACCGTATCTATGGCCTGGTCTATCCATTCCCATATAAAGCCGCCCTGTAAATTGGGCTCGCTTTCAATCACATCCCAGTATTCTTTAAAATTGCCCAGGCTGTTGCCCATAATGTGCGCAAATTCGCTCATAATCAATGGTCGGTTTGGATTGCTGTGGGCATAGCTTTTTAACCAGTTCGGATCGGGATATTGCGGAACAATCATGTCGGTATTGTAGTCCTCTTCTGCGCGTTCGTATTGTACCGGTCGGCTGTCATTTGCTTTTAACCAGTCGTATCCTTCATAAAAATTAACCCCATTTCCGGCTTCATTGCCCAGCGACCAGGTAATTACGGCTGCATGATTTTTATCTCGTTCATACATCCTTTTAATACGCTCCAGGTGAGGTATGCGCCATTGCTTATCATTGCCCAGGGTGTAAGCCAGGTCGTAGTATCGGCCATGTGATTCGATATTTGCTTCATCTACCACATATAAGCCATATTCGTCGCAAAGTTCCATCCAGTAAGGATCGGGAGGGTAGTGCGAATGCCTTACGGAGTTTACGTTCAGCTTTTTCATCATTTCCATGTCCTTGCGCATATCGGCATGGGTTAGGGTATGTCCTTGTGTAGCGTTGTGTTCGTGACGGTTTACCCCTTTAAAGAATACCCTTTTGCCGTTGACCAGAAAATTGTTGCCTACCAATTCAACTGTGCGGAATCCGATGCGCTGCGGAATAACTTCCAGTACTTCACCTTTTTTATTTTTCAGGGTAATGAATAAAGTATACAGGTTCGGTGTTTCGGCAGTCCAGGCCAATACATTTTTAATTTCGGTATGGAACTGTAGGGTATTTTTATAATTGCCTAGAACGGTTTTTGCGTCCTTTGTTTCGCCTTTATAAACAGAAGTGCCTTTTGGATCGATGAGGTCCAGCTCAACCGCAAAAGTATCGGGTGTACTGTGCAGTGTTTTACGATCTATTTTATAATTGTTGATCTCGGCTGTTAAGCTGAGTAGTCCATTTTTATAGGTTTTGTCGAGCGTGGCTATTGCTTTAAAATCCCTCAGGTCCAGTTTTGGCGTGCTGTACAGGTATACATCCCGTTCTATGCCCGATATGCGCCACATATCCTGACACTCCAGGTAGCTGCCATCACTCCAACGGTATACTTGCAAGGCAACCAGGTTTTCGCCGGGTTTTACATATTTTGTAATGTCAAATTCTGCAGCCAGTTTGCTGTCTTCACTGTATCCCACCTTTACACCATTTATCCAGATAAAAAAAGCTGATTTTACGGCGCCAAGATGAATGAAGACTTGTCGGCCATCCCAGTTTTGCGGCATATTGAATTTTTTCCGGTACGACCCCACAGGATTGTTGTCTACAGGGATGTCAAACGGAGGGTTCATTTTGGCCCCGGTGTTTTTACGGCCGGCAAACTCATAGGGTTGGTTTACATAAATGGGTAAACCATAACCACTGGTTTCCCAGTTGGCCGGAACTTTAAAGTTGTCCCATTTGGTATCGTCAAAATTAGTCTGGTAAAAATCATGGGGTCTTTTTCGCGGATCCTGCACCCAGTTGAACTTCCATTGCCCGTTTAAGCTCATAAAGTAAGCAGATTTTTCCTTTTCTCTTTTTGCAGCGAGGACTTTGTTTTCGTATGCAAAGGCTGAAGCCCGCATAGGCATTCTGTTTACAGATACTATTTCCGGGGTTTGCAGCTCATCAGGTAGCTGTTGTGCCATTATTGCCGTTGAAGCCAGTATCAAGGCTAAGGTGTTAAAAAAACTTTTCATACGTATGTACAACTCTAATCAGGTTCGAACTTAATTATATTTCTACAAAAAGATTTGCGCAAACGTTTGCCTGATTTTAAGGTTGGACTTTTTTGGTTATGTTGCCTCCGGGGAA
Encoded proteins:
- a CDS encoding glycoside hydrolase family 2 TIM barrel-domain containing protein; this encodes MKSFFNTLALILASTAIMAQQLPDELQTPEIVSVNRMPMRASAFAYENKVLAAKREKEKSAYFMSLNGQWKFNWVQDPRKRPHDFYQTNFDDTKWDNFKVPANWETSGYGLPIYVNQPYEFAGRKNTGAKMNPPFDIPVDNNPVGSYRKKFNMPQNWDGRQVFIHLGAVKSAFFIWINGVKVGYSEDSKLAAEFDITKYVKPGENLVALQVYRWSDGSYLECQDMWRISGIERDVYLYSTPKLDLRDFKAIATLDKTYKNGLLSLTAEINNYKIDRKTLHSTPDTFAVELDLIDPKGTSVYKGETKDAKTVLGNYKNTLQFHTEIKNVLAWTAETPNLYTLFITLKNKKGEVLEVIPQRIGFRTVELVGNNFLVNGKRVFFKGVNRHEHNATQGHTLTHADMRKDMEMMKKLNVNSVRHSHYPPDPYWMELCDEYGLYVVDEANIESHGRYYDLAYTLGNDKQWRIPHLERIKRMYERDKNHAAVITWSLGNEAGNGVNFYEGYDWLKANDSRPVQYERAEEDYNTDMIVPQYPDPNWLKSYAHSNPNRPLIMSEFAHIMGNSLGNFKEYWDVIESEPNLQGGFIWEWIDQAIDTVKNGKRINAYGGDFPLSGPVNEDFSDNNFCVKGVVTNYRGMTPMAIEVKKVYQYIKTAYNGGNKVKINNSYFFKNMDNLKLEWELLADGKVVEKGTLNSLNIDPRTEKEYTLPIKTNPKSNTEYFLNVYYNLKQAEPFLPVGYNMAAEQFSWNGAPAVFKPAMTSGKLTVEKTEGKTIVKGKDFSAAFDLATGMMTTYEAKGLQLLNEGPTPRFWRAPTDNDIGAGFNRSLRKWRNAYTEGKLSLADIKQDASGVVIVSFKKEVLDGNATVEQTFTILADGSIKVSNRLLANKGKYPLVLRIGNDLQLNKAFNQIAYYGRGPGENYWDRKTGSFVGLYRQNIDEQYFPYARPQESGNKSDVRWVNFSNKNGKGLSFGMADSLLNFSALPYAMDDLDPETEKKQYHSGELQKRDRIYLHVDLIQTGMQGIDSWGAMPLKQYRVPFAKHEYAYWIKPL
- a CDS encoding OmpA family protein — its product is MNLIELIKNEVSGDVISSLSQKVGISEDQVKDGFAAGIPAVLAGMLKNGVGGAGSGFLDNILSGVTGAGSSADDLLKGGEENLLDKGKSMLGSLFGHDTGAVSDAVSSSTGLSADKSSGLLAMIVPLITGFISKIMAGKGWSVSDLMGKIFESKSDIAAALPQGLSSTLGFADIHVPKVEVPHVEVPKVEVPPADVPKVPPVNFGTANPPKSGSNFFKWLLLILIAAVLIWWIMGKLGCNQSAVDQSTASLSAKMDSMGNSMDSAAADMKAGAVTATDAIAGKLNEAGDFVRELGAKINKKLPDGTELSIAENSVENHLISFIEDKTKPVDKTTWFTFDRLYFETGKSTLKAESQGQLKNIVAILKAYPNVQLKMGGYTDNTGDAELNKKISNERANAAMEELVKLGIDAKRLSAEGYGAEHPIASNDTPEGRAQNRRIDIRVTEK